The following are from one region of the candidate division KSB1 bacterium genome:
- a CDS encoding peptidase, with product MRISFWGVLVMIILAGCSSKEPFPERAPTEKVRAELAKLAPAPIRVELDGLSEGDRKALGKLIEAAKEIDELFLMQVDPANPKIRKKQQEAGLTDHLELFKVMFGRWNRLVENEPFLDRKPKPLGAGFYPEDMTREEFEKFLQKHPDQAAAFTNEFRIIRRTNGKLIAVPYHEAYPVAKAAKLLKEAAALTDDPSLAKYLALRAEALITDDYFESDMAWMDLAGDLEVVIGPYEVYEDALFNYKAAYEAFICRVDHQESEKLKRVADHLHELEASLPIPDAYKNFSRGSSSPIKVVNEIFSAGDTKAGIQTTAFNLPNDERVRRAKGSKKVMLKNIARAKYELCWMPIVRVVLAPHALEKVSFEAYFNHVLMHEVSHGLGPGFIIKNGKETTVSKELKNLYSTIEECKADVLGMTTLEQLIRKGVFADVDEESVYASYLGGMFRSIRFGIDEAHGAGVAIQFNFLLEKGGFFETADGRLDYDAAKLKSGLQELAARLLIIEATGDYHAAAQLIEHYKRRTPLMDRFLHELKDAPIDIRPIFAVEATGGTL from the coding sequence ATGCGCATCAGCTTTTGGGGAGTGCTTGTCATGATAATCCTTGCAGGCTGTTCATCAAAAGAACCGTTTCCGGAACGCGCCCCGACTGAAAAAGTAAGGGCCGAATTGGCCAAACTGGCGCCGGCGCCGATCCGGGTGGAACTGGACGGCCTTTCCGAGGGCGACCGCAAGGCTTTGGGGAAGCTGATCGAAGCGGCCAAGGAGATCGACGAGCTGTTTTTGATGCAGGTTGATCCGGCCAATCCTAAAATCCGCAAAAAGCAGCAGGAAGCCGGTCTAACTGATCATTTGGAATTGTTTAAAGTCATGTTCGGACGGTGGAACCGCCTTGTCGAAAATGAGCCGTTTCTCGACCGAAAACCTAAACCGTTGGGGGCCGGTTTTTATCCCGAGGACATGACGCGGGAAGAGTTTGAAAAGTTTTTGCAAAAGCATCCTGATCAAGCAGCAGCTTTTACTAACGAATTCCGCATTATTCGGCGAACGAACGGAAAATTGATTGCCGTACCGTATCATGAGGCCTATCCGGTGGCGAAAGCTGCAAAGCTTCTCAAAGAAGCGGCGGCGTTGACCGATGATCCTTCTCTGGCCAAGTATCTCGCTTTGCGCGCCGAAGCGTTGATCACTGATGATTATTTCGAGAGCGATATGGCTTGGATGGATCTGGCCGGTGATCTCGAGGTGGTCATCGGCCCCTATGAGGTTTATGAAGATGCGCTCTTTAACTATAAAGCGGCTTACGAGGCGTTCATCTGTCGCGTCGATCATCAAGAAAGCGAAAAACTGAAGCGCGTAGCCGACCATTTGCACGAGTTGGAGGCCTCCTTACCGATTCCTGATGCTTACAAAAATTTCAGCCGCGGCTCGAGCTCGCCCATCAAAGTGGTCAATGAGATTTTTTCCGCCGGAGATACCAAAGCGGGCATCCAGACTACGGCGTTCAATCTGCCGAATGACGAGCGGGTTCGTCGCGCCAAAGGCTCGAAAAAGGTAATGCTGAAAAATATCGCCCGCGCCAAATATGAACTCTGCTGGATGCCGATCGTCCGCGTCGTGTTGGCGCCTCATGCCTTGGAAAAAGTATCGTTCGAGGCCTATTTTAACCATGTCCTCATGCACGAAGTCAGCCACGGACTGGGGCCGGGGTTCATTATCAAAAACGGCAAGGAGACAACCGTCAGTAAAGAGTTGAAGAATCTTTATTCCACCATCGAAGAGTGCAAAGCCGATGTACTCGGCATGACGACGCTCGAGCAGCTTATCCGCAAAGGCGTTTTTGCCGATGTGGATGAGGAGAGCGTGTACGCCTCTTATCTCGGCGGCATGTTCCGTTCGATTCGTTTCGGCATCGATGAGGCGCACGGCGCCGGAGTGGCCATTCAGTTCAATTTCCTTTTAGAAAAAGGCGGCTTTTTCGAGACGGCCGACGGACGTTTGGATTACGATGCCGCCAAGCTCAAATCTGGATTACAGGAGCTTGCAGCCCGGCTATTGATCATTGAGGCGACCGGTGATTACCATGCTGCAGCGCAGCTCATCGAGCACTACAAGCGCCGGACTCCGCTCATGGATAGATTTCTGCATGAACTCAAGGATGCACCGATAGACATTCGGCCTATATTTGCCGTCGAAGCAACAGGCGGCACCCTCTAG
- a CDS encoding TonB-dependent receptor gives MKPLMLISALLVGLLGYAFPRETGILAGKVVDKKNGVPLPGVNVTLVGTVMGTATDAAGRFELKRIPVGTYDVQFTMIGYKRHRQTNVSIQAGQTTTLHIEMTETVLETPELVVTAGKRRQNISDSPNSVGVLTQKELLSRSDIYLDKVLQYASGVNFIGSQINIRGSSGFNYGAGSRVLLVVDGVPVMPGDSGDIKWDNIPTTQIERVEVVKGAGSALYGSSALGGVVNVVTKRPGGRPTTTLRLASGVYDRPAYPEWRWTDKLLYFTDVDADHARQIGRSELLVAAGRHQSTGYAQNTSYLRHNGSIKWAYRFNGNHYLTAMTSYEGGERQSSLMWRSQRRALEVNPEALGDYVVSHKYLMNLQHQWVISKKLRLQSRLSYYINYWKNYFHDNLNASTAQKPGYEIQADWQISERNSLIIGSEGSWDHVKSGLVGNHDQHTLAGYIQNERRVLRNVNLTLGARYDHQWVDIGLRDSEWSPKAGVVWHLRPELALRASSGRGFRAASMSERFPNGIYSGLVIVPNLNLKSESSWSHEAGINWSPRPQFYVDIAGFVNDYWDMIEPRPDENQIIRFINVTRARISGGEVTATLQPIKPLFINLGFTLMNPQDLKQNTVLSYRPKSLATLSATYTFGSFEAGADFRYVSRIERVEVYPNDERVPQKVLDLRAAWKRGSLRLALNVNNVFNYNYTQMERTLMPIRHYVLSAIVQQ, from the coding sequence ATGAAGCCCCTGATGTTGATTTCGGCTTTGCTTGTCGGTCTTCTCGGCTACGCTTTTCCCCGCGAAACCGGTATCCTTGCCGGTAAAGTCGTTGACAAGAAGAACGGAGTTCCGCTGCCGGGAGTAAACGTTACACTCGTCGGCACGGTTATGGGGACCGCCACCGATGCCGCCGGCCGATTCGAATTGAAGCGCATTCCTGTCGGCACTTATGATGTGCAGTTTACCATGATCGGTTACAAACGTCATCGCCAAACCAACGTGTCGATCCAGGCCGGCCAGACCACAACTTTGCATATTGAGATGACGGAGACGGTATTGGAGACACCGGAATTGGTGGTGACCGCAGGTAAGCGACGCCAGAACATCTCGGATTCCCCCAACAGCGTCGGCGTATTGACGCAGAAGGAGCTGTTGTCGCGCAGCGACATCTATTTGGACAAAGTGCTGCAGTATGCCTCCGGAGTGAATTTTATCGGCAGTCAGATCAATATCCGCGGTTCATCTGGATTCAATTACGGCGCAGGCAGCCGCGTGCTGCTTGTGGTCGACGGCGTACCGGTCATGCCCGGAGACAGCGGCGACATCAAATGGGACAACATCCCGACGACGCAGATCGAGCGCGTGGAAGTGGTCAAAGGCGCCGGTTCAGCGTTATACGGATCGAGCGCGCTCGGCGGCGTCGTCAACGTGGTGACCAAACGGCCCGGAGGCAGACCGACCACGACGCTGCGGCTGGCTTCCGGAGTTTACGATCGTCCTGCCTATCCCGAATGGCGGTGGACGGACAAGCTGCTCTATTTTACCGATGTCGATGCGGATCATGCCCGGCAGATCGGCAGATCGGAGCTGCTTGTCGCGGCCGGACGGCATCAATCGACCGGTTACGCGCAAAACACGTCCTACCTTCGTCACAACGGCAGCATCAAGTGGGCTTATCGCTTCAACGGTAATCATTACCTGACGGCGATGACAAGTTATGAAGGCGGCGAAAGACAGAGCAGTCTAATGTGGCGCAGTCAGCGCCGCGCTTTGGAGGTGAACCCCGAGGCGCTGGGCGATTATGTGGTTTCCCACAAATATTTGATGAATCTGCAGCATCAATGGGTTATTAGTAAAAAACTGCGATTGCAGTCGCGGCTTTCGTACTATATCAACTATTGGAAGAACTATTTTCACGACAATTTGAACGCTTCGACGGCGCAAAAGCCTGGTTATGAGATTCAGGCCGACTGGCAGATCAGCGAACGAAACTCGCTGATCATCGGCAGTGAAGGGAGTTGGGATCATGTCAAATCCGGATTGGTCGGCAATCATGATCAACACACTCTGGCAGGCTACATTCAGAATGAGCGGAGGGTATTGCGCAACGTCAATCTCACACTAGGGGCACGCTACGACCATCAGTGGGTGGACATCGGCCTGCGGGATAGTGAATGGAGCCCCAAAGCCGGGGTTGTGTGGCACCTGCGGCCGGAACTCGCCCTGCGCGCGTCTTCAGGACGCGGATTCCGCGCTGCGAGCATGTCGGAGCGCTTTCCCAACGGCATCTACAGCGGCCTGGTCATTGTACCCAATCTGAATCTCAAATCCGAAAGCTCCTGGTCGCACGAAGCCGGCATCAATTGGTCGCCGCGGCCGCAGTTTTACGTTGATATTGCGGGCTTTGTCAATGACTATTGGGACATGATCGAGCCGCGGCCGGACGAAAACCAGATCATCCGATTCATCAATGTCACGCGCGCGCGAATTTCAGGCGGAGAGGTAACGGCAACGCTGCAGCCGATCAAGCCGCTTTTTATAAACCTTGGCTTCACCCTCATGAATCCCCAAGACCTCAAGCAAAACACGGTGCTTTCCTATCGTCCCAAAAGCCTGGCGACGCTTTCCGCCACCTACACCTTCGGCAGTTTTGAGGCAGGGGCGGATTTTCGGTACGTCTCGCGCATCGAGCGGGTCGAGGTGTATCCCAATGACGAACGCGTCCCGCAAAAAGTCCTCGACCTGCGCGCAGCCTGGAAACGCGGCAGTTTGCGCCTGGCGCTCAACGTCAACAACGTCTTTAATTACAACTATACACAGATGGAACGAACTCTAATGCCGATCCGGCATTATGTCCTTTCAGCGATTGTCCAGCAATAA
- a CDS encoding outer membrane protein transport protein codes for MKRALVRVMALALILPAAFTTVLASGVELTGVGSRAQAMGGNYRAVAADWSAMYWNPAGLAFTKGLTAGASFQVVFPQATFTVANSLYGMRKNITYPFSCVYRNERPNESQAFFLPSAGVAYKVGNNIAFGLGVWAPFGLGSKWDLLRTVSSNYGRVPGRPFDTYSTKYPNVEYESNLQVIDIHPTVAVQLSDKLAVGAGLSFLLTDIYIRKPVYIQNPYLYHPVLAPILDNFAAVRGLSNLLAGMRQYPFDHLLTQAELDGNGTGLGANFGITFKATDKISIGASVQYYLDQNLEGTFSNTIYFPEVMPYQAALTQLADSVFTPMLQQGMLTPDQYFILTNYFSGQVVPQPVKDVKTALPLPAKFGIGVSYSGLKNMVLTADVAYTQWSAWDTIVIEDKNGGTAAELVQNWKNTLRFGVGMEYTAGTAKIRGGFYSEPPAAVDETLTVMIPDINRRNVFSLGLSVPVGPVSLAFNYEKLFIGDKTVTTWVYDKNSTAQNLAGTYTMNVNNLMVGIEYKF; via the coding sequence ATGAAAAGAGCATTAGTCAGGGTCATGGCCCTCGCGCTGATTCTTCCGGCAGCCTTTACGACGGTATTGGCGTCGGGCGTAGAGTTGACGGGCGTCGGTTCGCGCGCGCAGGCAATGGGCGGCAACTATCGGGCAGTTGCTGCGGATTGGAGCGCCATGTATTGGAACCCTGCCGGTCTGGCGTTTACCAAGGGCTTGACGGCGGGAGCAAGCTTCCAGGTCGTTTTTCCGCAGGCGACTTTTACGGTTGCCAACAGCCTTTACGGCATGAGAAAGAATATAACCTATCCTTTCAGCTGTGTTTATCGCAACGAGAGGCCGAATGAATCACAGGCCTTTTTCCTCCCTTCAGCCGGCGTAGCTTATAAAGTCGGCAATAATATTGCCTTCGGCCTCGGTGTTTGGGCGCCTTTTGGTCTGGGCTCCAAATGGGATTTGTTGCGCACGGTAAGCAGCAATTACGGCCGTGTCCCGGGCAGACCGTTCGACACCTACAGCACCAAATATCCCAACGTCGAATATGAAAGCAATCTTCAGGTCATCGACATTCACCCGACGGTGGCGGTTCAGCTCAGCGACAAGCTGGCTGTCGGTGCCGGTTTAAGCTTCCTGCTCACTGACATTTACATTCGCAAACCGGTCTACATTCAGAATCCCTATCTCTATCATCCCGTTTTGGCACCCATACTGGACAACTTTGCTGCCGTCAGAGGGTTGAGCAACCTTCTTGCAGGAATGCGGCAATACCCCTTTGATCATCTGCTGACACAGGCCGAACTCGACGGCAACGGCACCGGCCTAGGCGCCAATTTCGGTATCACCTTCAAGGCAACGGACAAGATCAGCATCGGCGCTTCGGTGCAGTACTATCTGGATCAGAACCTCGAAGGAACTTTTAGCAATACCATTTATTTCCCAGAGGTAATGCCCTATCAGGCTGCTCTGACTCAGTTGGCCGATTCCGTATTCACGCCCATGCTGCAACAAGGCATGCTGACACCGGATCAATATTTCATTCTAACCAATTACTTCTCCGGCCAGGTTGTGCCGCAGCCGGTAAAGGATGTAAAAACGGCATTGCCGCTTCCGGCCAAATTCGGCATCGGCGTCAGCTATTCCGGACTAAAGAATATGGTATTGACTGCCGACGTGGCCTATACCCAGTGGTCTGCGTGGGACACGATCGTTATCGAGGACAAGAACGGCGGTACAGCTGCAGAGTTGGTGCAGAATTGGAAGAACACGCTCCGTTTCGGCGTGGGAATGGAATACACGGCCGGAACCGCGAAAATCCGCGGCGGTTTTTACAGCGAGCCGCCTGCGGCAGTTGACGAGACGCTGACCGTTATGATCCCCGACATCAATCGCCGCAACGTCTTTTCCTTGGGCTTGTCGGTACCCGTTGGTCCGGTTTCTCTTGCCTTCAATTATGAAAAGCTTTTTATCGGCGATAAAACGGTCACGACGTGGGTCTACGACAAAAATTCGACTGCGCAGAACTTGGCCGGAACCTACACCATGAACGTCAACAATCTGATGGTGGGCATCGAGTACAAGTTCTAA
- a CDS encoding TetR/AcrR family transcriptional regulator yields MDPSKRERLLKAAIKLFARDGFFKAKVEEIAKIAGVATGTTYLYFKNKDDLLISIFEEEMTPIIEEMKTAMTALQSPQEKILAYIAHHCETVRKNPDLAMLLIVELRQSNKFLHDYQGTKFKEYLEPLG; encoded by the coding sequence ATGGATCCTTCAAAGCGTGAGCGTCTGCTCAAAGCGGCCATTAAGCTTTTTGCGCGAGACGGCTTTTTCAAAGCCAAAGTGGAAGAAATCGCCAAGATCGCCGGCGTTGCAACAGGCACGACGTACCTATACTTCAAGAACAAGGATGATCTCCTCATTTCCATATTTGAAGAGGAAATGACGCCGATCATCGAGGAAATGAAAACGGCGATGACGGCTCTGCAGTCTCCTCAGGAAAAGATACTTGCCTATATCGCGCACCATTGTGAAACCGTTCGTAAAAATCCTGACCTGGCAATGCTGCTCATCGTGGAGCTTCGCCAAAGCAACAAATTTTTGCACGATTATCAGGGAACCAAATTCAAAGAGTATCTTGAACCGTTGGGAGA
- a CDS encoding TetR family transcriptional regulator: EAFLEGQRAGIFRTDVPPTIFKQTVFGALDQISTNWILSKSKKIDLAAAGECVGKILLEGVLIR; the protein is encoded by the coding sequence AGAGGCTTTTTTGGAAGGTCAGCGTGCCGGAATCTTTCGGACAGACGTTCCGCCAACGATTTTTAAGCAGACCGTTTTCGGTGCCCTCGATCAAATTTCAACCAATTGGATCCTCTCCAAATCTAAAAAAATCGACCTTGCAGCAGCCGGCGAATGCGTCGGCAAAATTCTGCTCGAAGGAGTGTTGATTAGATAG
- the thiI gene encoding tRNA 4-thiouridine(8) synthase ThiI, which translates to MISNEDQLFIIHHSEIALKKGNRSFFESRLRQAMRRAFADIKGVRILNEYGRMFVYPPAETDLDLLLSRLQKVIGIAEIRVAHRGSPDPDELKQQVLEQVRNLTFESFCVDTRRADKSFPLTSVEINRLVGAEVHDRLGKRVDLRNPELTVKIEIFNRKVYFSVKSVPGERGLPIGSTGKVLSLISSGIDSPVSSFLMMKRGCSVAFVHFHSFPFTEKSSYYNAVELVKRLNIYQYQSKLYLVPLAELQRAIILSAPTKLRIVLYRRMMLRLAERIAVREGCRALITGDSLGQVASQTLPNIAAISEAVRMPILRPLIGMEKDEIIRIARRIGTYEVSTEPYDDCCSFMAPPNPETNAGIAEVQEAEKNLGDYQALLEEALAKTEIRRFCYPEAS; encoded by the coding sequence ATGATCAGCAACGAGGATCAGCTTTTCATCATCCATCACAGCGAAATTGCGCTGAAAAAGGGTAATCGCTCTTTTTTTGAATCTCGTTTGCGGCAGGCGATGCGCCGCGCCTTTGCCGATATCAAAGGCGTACGCATCCTCAACGAATACGGCCGTATGTTTGTCTACCCGCCTGCTGAGACCGACCTGGATCTGTTGCTCTCCCGACTGCAAAAAGTCATCGGCATTGCCGAGATCCGCGTCGCCCATCGCGGTTCTCCTGATCCCGATGAGCTCAAGCAGCAGGTTTTAGAACAGGTGCGTAATCTGACTTTCGAGAGCTTTTGCGTCGACACCCGTCGAGCCGACAAGTCGTTTCCCCTGACCTCAGTCGAAATAAACCGCCTGGTCGGCGCCGAGGTGCATGACCGCCTGGGAAAGCGCGTGGATTTGCGCAATCCCGAACTAACCGTTAAAATCGAAATCTTTAACCGCAAGGTCTATTTTTCGGTCAAATCCGTACCCGGAGAGCGAGGCCTGCCGATCGGCAGCACCGGAAAAGTGCTCAGCTTGATTTCTTCGGGCATCGATTCACCGGTTTCTTCTTTTCTAATGATGAAGCGCGGCTGCAGCGTTGCTTTTGTTCATTTTCACAGCTTTCCCTTTACCGAAAAAAGCTCTTACTACAACGCCGTGGAACTGGTCAAACGGCTCAATATCTATCAATATCAATCCAAACTCTATTTGGTGCCCCTGGCCGAACTTCAGCGGGCGATCATCCTTTCCGCACCGACAAAACTACGCATTGTGCTCTATCGCCGCATGATGCTAAGACTGGCGGAAAGGATAGCGGTTCGTGAGGGGTGCCGCGCCCTCATTACGGGAGACAGCCTCGGGCAGGTGGCTTCGCAGACTTTGCCCAATATTGCCGCCATCTCCGAGGCCGTCCGCATGCCGATCCTTCGGCCGCTCATTGGTATGGAAAAAGATGAAATCATCCGCATCGCCAGAAGAATCGGCACGTATGAGGTTTCTACCGAACCCTACGACGACTGCTGCAGCTTTATGGCGCCGCCCAATCCGGAAACCAACGCCGGAATCGCCGAGGTGCAGGAAGCAGAGAAAAATCTCGGCGACTATCAAGCTCTGCTGGAAGAAGCTCTGGCGAAAACCGAAATCCGACGCTTTTGTTACCCCGAAGCCTCGTGA
- a CDS encoding tRNA-dihydrouridine synthase family protein codes for MALAPLAGWSDSPFRQLCREFGADLVYSEMISADGVVRNQAKTLKLAEFVESERPIGLQVFGAEPETVAEAARILAQLKPDFIDLNFGCPAKKVVRRGAGSALL; via the coding sequence TTGGCGCTTGCGCCTCTGGCAGGCTGGTCTGATTCTCCATTTCGGCAACTCTGCCGGGAATTCGGCGCCGATCTTGTCTACTCCGAAATGATCAGCGCCGACGGTGTGGTGCGCAATCAGGCAAAGACCTTAAAGTTGGCGGAATTTGTCGAGTCGGAACGGCCGATCGGCTTGCAGGTTTTCGGCGCCGAACCGGAAACCGTCGCCGAGGCTGCCCGTATCTTGGCTCAATTAAAGCCGGACTTTATCGACCTGAACTTTGGTTGCCCGGCCAAAAAGGTGGTTCGTCGAGGCGCCGGCTCTGCGCTGCTCA
- a CDS encoding tRNA-dihydrouridine synthase, giving the protein LLRDLPLLQKIAAAAVRAVDLPVTAKLRSGWDAASINVVEAARRLADVGIVALTVHPRTQTMQFSGKADWEIIRRVVEAVSIPVIGNGDVKSPADAQRMFETTGCRGVMIGRAACGNPWIFLQIRRFLDHGILSPDPSPAERVRTALDHLQRCIEKMGEKHAVAFMRKQLVHYFKGLPHASLIRQKLVTASSYQEVELALKTVTRRVLSSEDIVV; this is encoded by the coding sequence CTGCTCAGAGATTTGCCGTTATTGCAAAAGATCGCTGCTGCCGCCGTGCGCGCCGTCGATCTGCCGGTCACCGCCAAGCTGCGCAGCGGCTGGGACGCCGCTTCCATCAACGTGGTCGAAGCAGCCCGGCGCTTAGCAGACGTCGGCATCGTCGCATTGACGGTCCATCCCCGAACCCAGACGATGCAGTTCAGCGGCAAAGCGGATTGGGAGATCATCCGCCGAGTCGTCGAGGCGGTTTCGATTCCGGTTATCGGCAACGGCGATGTCAAGTCCCCGGCTGACGCGCAGCGGATGTTCGAAACGACGGGCTGCCGCGGCGTTATGATCGGACGCGCCGCCTGCGGAAATCCGTGGATTTTCCTCCAAATTCGTCGGTTTCTGGACCACGGTATTCTGTCGCCTGACCCCTCACCGGCCGAAAGAGTTCGAACCGCCCTCGACCACCTGCAAAGATGCATCGAAAAGATGGGTGAAAAGCACGCCGTCGCCTTTATGCGCAAACAATTGGTACATTATTTCAAAGGACTTCCTCATGCATCTCTCATCCGACAGAAACTCGTTACGGCAAGCAGCTATCAGGAAGTTGAGCTGGCCTTAAAGACCGTCACCCGGAGAGTTCTGAGCAGTGAGGATATAGTCGTTTGA
- a CDS encoding cyclic 2,3-diphosphoglycerate synthase, producing MQRKRVIIMGAAGRDFHNFNVFFRNNDAYRVEAFTATQIPNIDGRLYPPELAGELYPEGIPIFAEEELPELIQSRQIDEVYFSYSDVSHETVMHKASLVTAVGASFCLLGKRFSMLKSSKPVAAVCAVRTGCGKSQTSRKIASLLRGAGKRVVVVRHPMPYGDLVAQRVQRFASFDDLKKYRCTIEEMEEYEPHIAAGSVVYAGVDYEAILREAEKEADVILWDGGNNDIPFFMPDLHITVVDPLRPGHEIRYHPGETNLLLADAVVINKVPEARLEDVRTLYGNIRAANPRAVIIEAASPIRLEKPEVVAGRRVLVIEDGPTLTHGEMSFGAGIIAAQKFGAAEVVDPRPFLRGSLIDTFRRYPHIGRLLPAMGYGEEQMRDLEATINAVDCDAVIIGTPIDLRRVIRIEKPSTRVFYDLQEIGHPDLTDVLQSLLTQF from the coding sequence ATGCAGCGGAAGCGAGTCATAATTATGGGGGCGGCGGGTCGCGATTTTCATAACTTTAACGTCTTTTTTCGAAATAACGATGCCTATCGAGTGGAAGCCTTTACGGCAACCCAAATTCCGAACATCGACGGGCGCCTGTATCCGCCGGAGCTGGCCGGAGAACTGTACCCTGAGGGTATTCCCATCTTTGCCGAAGAGGAGCTGCCCGAACTGATCCAAAGTCGCCAAATCGATGAAGTCTATTTTTCCTACAGCGATGTTTCTCACGAAACGGTGATGCACAAGGCGTCGTTGGTGACCGCAGTTGGGGCATCGTTTTGTCTCCTTGGTAAGCGTTTTTCCATGCTGAAATCGAGCAAGCCGGTCGCAGCAGTCTGTGCTGTGCGCACAGGATGCGGCAAGAGCCAAACGAGCAGAAAAATCGCATCGCTGCTGCGCGGCGCAGGCAAACGGGTCGTAGTGGTTCGTCATCCTATGCCCTACGGCGACTTGGTTGCTCAACGGGTGCAAAGGTTTGCTTCATTTGACGATCTTAAAAAATATCGCTGTACCATTGAAGAGATGGAAGAGTATGAACCCCACATAGCTGCCGGCTCGGTTGTTTATGCGGGCGTCGACTATGAGGCAATTCTGCGCGAAGCGGAAAAGGAAGCCGATGTGATTTTATGGGACGGAGGCAACAACGACATTCCTTTTTTTATGCCGGATTTGCATATAACCGTCGTCGATCCCCTGCGGCCGGGTCATGAAATCCGTTATCATCCGGGTGAAACCAACCTGCTGCTGGCCGACGCCGTGGTTATCAACAAGGTACCGGAGGCGCGCTTGGAGGACGTCCGCACCCTTTACGGAAACATACGGGCGGCGAATCCGCGTGCCGTCATTATTGAAGCTGCGTCGCCTATTCGTTTGGAAAAACCCGAAGTGGTCGCCGGCAGGAGAGTGTTGGTGATCGAAGACGGTCCCACTTTGACCCATGGAGAAATGTCCTTCGGCGCCGGCATCATTGCAGCGCAAAAGTTCGGAGCGGCAGAAGTCGTCGATCCGCGGCCCTTTTTGCGAGGATCGCTCATTGATACCTTTCGTCGGTACCCTCACATCGGCAGACTGCTGCCCGCCATGGGATACGGCGAAGAGCAAATGCGCGATCTCGAAGCCACCATCAATGCCGTCGATTGCGATGCCGTCATCATCGGAACACCGATCGATCTTCGCCGCGTCATCCGTATCGAAAAGCCCTCTACGCGCGTTTTTTACGATCTTCAGGAAATCGGTCACCCCGACTTGACCGACGTTCTGCAAAGTCTGTTGACACAATTCTAA
- the ndk gene encoding nucleoside-diphosphate kinase: MEQTLAIFKPDCLEKALLGKVLDKILTAGFQIKAMKMIKLTRKETESFYEIHRGKPFFTKLVEFMTEGPVVVAVLEKENAVADWRALMGKTDPHEAAEGTIRHLWAETVSRNVVHGSDSIENAQHEISFFFSQVELL, translated from the coding sequence ATGGAACAGACATTGGCCATCTTTAAACCCGATTGCCTCGAAAAAGCCTTGTTGGGCAAAGTTCTCGACAAAATCCTCACTGCGGGATTTCAGATCAAAGCCATGAAGATGATAAAGCTGACCCGCAAAGAGACCGAGTCTTTTTATGAAATTCATCGCGGCAAGCCGTTTTTTACCAAGCTGGTCGAGTTCATGACTGAAGGACCAGTGGTCGTCGCAGTTTTGGAAAAAGAAAATGCGGTCGCCGATTGGCGCGCTTTGATGGGGAAAACCGACCCTCATGAGGCGGCTGAAGGAACCATTCGTCATCTATGGGCCGAGACCGTATCGCGAAACGTTGTGCACGGCTCCGACTCGATCGAAAATGCCCAGCACGAAATCAGCTTCTTTTTCAGCCAAGTAGAACTTCTCTGA